Genomic DNA from uncultured Ilyobacter sp.:
CCATAAGGGGAACGCCGTATTTAAAATACCATTTTCTTGTTTTATGATTAAAAAACTTCATGCTTACAAGGGCCCCTATACTTCCTCCAAATAAGGCCATAAGAATGAGCCTTAGTTCAGAAACTCTGTCTCTGTCATTTTTAGCCTGTACCTTGTCAAAGGAATATACAATAAATGTAGAAATATTCATTACGGCCAGAAAAATAAAAAGTATTTTTAAAAAAGTAATTTCCATCAGTTTTCTCCTTTAAATAATTTTATAAGTTATTTTAATATACATCAAAATAATTTTTTTTCAATATTTTCTTTTATTTCTATCAGATAAATTTACTGAAGGCCTCAATAATCAAGGATTTTAATTTTATTGCGGCTCTATAATATTAATGGGGGGATAAATTAAAAAAGCATACAAAATCTGATATCATAAGAATTGTCTAGAGACTTACGATGGAGGTTTTGTATGCATAATAATGCATATCACTAATTTACTTGGATTAGAAGGGGTTATGATTTTTTCTTTCAACTTATAATATCCAATTTTTAATCTGCCATATTTTTTTATCCAATGTCAAATCTATCAGCATTCATTACTTTGGTCCATGCAGCAACAAAATCATTAATGAATTTTTCCTTTGAATCATCTGATGCATAAACTTCTGCAAATGCTCTAAGTTGAGAGTTTGAGCCAAATATTAGATCAACACGTGTAGCTGTCCATTTTACCTCTCCTGTTTTAAGGTTACGACCTTCAAATATGTCTCTGTCATTTTCAGTTGGTTTCCACATGGTATCCATATTTAATAAATTAACAAAAAAATCATTTGTAAGAGTTCCAGGTTTATCAGTAAAGACGCCATATTTTGATTCTCCGTAGTTAGTATTTAAAACTCTCATCCCCCCAACTAAGACTGTCATTTCAGGAGCTGTAAGAGTTAGCAGCTGAGCTCTATCTAGTAGTAACTCTTCTGCACAAACTGAATATTTTTTCTTTTGATAATTACGGAAACCGTCAGATGCAGGTTCTAGTACAGTAAATGAGTCTATATCAGTTTGTTCCTGCAACGCATCTGTTCTTCCAGGAGTGAAAGGTACTGTTATTTCCACACCTGCATCTTTTGCTGCTTTTTCAATTCCTGCACCACCTGCAAGAATTATTAAATCTGCTAATGATACTTTTTTATTGCCGGTTTGTGATCTATTAAATTTATTTTGTATTTCTTCAAAAATTTCGATAGTTTTTTCTAATTTTTCAGGTTCATTTGATTGCCAGTCTTTTTGAGGTGCAAGCCTAATACGGGCCCCATTTGCTCCTCCGCGTTTATCAGATCCTCTAAATGTTGATGCTGATGACCAAGCTGTAGAAACCAACTGAGAAACAGAGATTCCTGAATTTAACAGTTGATCTTTTAACTCTCTTATATCCTTTTCATTTACTAATTCATGATTTACCGTTGGAACAGGATCTTGCCATATTAACTCTTCTTGCGGAACTTCAGGACCAAGGTAACGCGAACGAGGACCCATGTCACGATGTGTTAACTTAAACCAAGCACGTGCAAAAGCATCTTCAAATTCTTGAGGGTTTTCTAAAAATCTTTTCGATATTTTATTGTAAACGGGATCCATTCTAAGAGCTAAATCTGCAGTTGTCATCATTGGTTTGAATTTTTTGGATGAATCATGAGCTCCAGGGACTGTCGCTGATTCTGGATCACTGGGCACCCATTGGTAAGCTCCTGCCGGACTCTTGACCAGATTCCAGTCGTATTTATAAAGTGTTTCTAAATAACTATGATCCCATTTAATTGGTGTAGGATTCCAGGCACCTTCAATACCGCTTGTAATAGTATCATCACCTTTTCCACTTCCAAAACTGCTTTTCCATCCAAGTCCCATCTCTTCAATAGGTGCTGCTTCCGGTTCAGGGCCAACATGAGTTGCAGGACCAGCTCCATGGCATTTACCAAAAGTATGCCCTCCTGCAATAAGTGCAACTGTTTCTTCATCGTTCATTGCCATCCGAGCAAATGTTTCCCTAATATCTTTTCCTGACGCTAAAGCATCCGGCTCTCCGTTGGGTCCTTCAGGATTAACATAAATCAATCCCATTTGTACTGCTGCTAGGGGATTCTCTAACTCACGGTCACCTGAGTAACGTTTATCACCAAGCCACTCACTTTCTGCTCCCCAATAGATATCCTCTTCCGGCTCCCATACATCTTCACGTCCACCTCCAAATCCGAATGTCTTAAATCCCATTGATTCAAGTGCACAGTTCCCTGCAAGGATAATAAGATCAGCCCATGAAATCTTTGCTCCATACTTCTTTTTAATCGGCCATAATAATCTCCGTGCTTTGTCAAGATTAGCATTATCAGGCCAGCTATTTAAAGGAGCAAATCGCTGAGTCCCTGAACCGGCTCCTCCACGACCATCTCCCATACGATATGTTCCGGCACTATGCCAACTCATTCTAATAAAAAGTGGTCCATAGTGACCATAATCAGCCGGCCACCAATCTTGTGAATCAGTCATCAGTGCATAAAGGTCCTCCTTAACTGCTTTTAAATCCAACTGCTTAAAATTCTCTCGATAATTAAACTTCTTATCCATAGGACTGATCATTTCAGAGTTTTGATGAAGAATTTTAAGATTCAACTGATTTGGCCACCAATCTCGATTAGATGTTCCACCCATTGCAGATCTCCCCATTTTACCTGTCACCGGACACTTACTATTTCCGCTCATAATTTCCTCCTTTATTTTAAGATGATTTAATTTTATGGTTTCTCTTTAAATTTTAAAAGTTTGTAAAATAATATTCATGCCACTTACTATAGTCTA
This window encodes:
- a CDS encoding DUF1294 domain-containing protein, translating into MEITFLKILFIFLAVMNISTFIVYSFDKVQAKNDRDRVSELRLILMALFGGSIGALVSMKFFNHKTRKWYFKYGVPLMALAHFALVIYIWARQK
- the katG gene encoding catalase/peroxidase HPI, with protein sequence MSGNSKCPVTGKMGRSAMGGTSNRDWWPNQLNLKILHQNSEMISPMDKKFNYRENFKQLDLKAVKEDLYALMTDSQDWWPADYGHYGPLFIRMSWHSAGTYRMGDGRGGAGSGTQRFAPLNSWPDNANLDKARRLLWPIKKKYGAKISWADLIILAGNCALESMGFKTFGFGGGREDVWEPEEDIYWGAESEWLGDKRYSGDRELENPLAAVQMGLIYVNPEGPNGEPDALASGKDIRETFARMAMNDEETVALIAGGHTFGKCHGAGPATHVGPEPEAAPIEEMGLGWKSSFGSGKGDDTITSGIEGAWNPTPIKWDHSYLETLYKYDWNLVKSPAGAYQWVPSDPESATVPGAHDSSKKFKPMMTTADLALRMDPVYNKISKRFLENPQEFEDAFARAWFKLTHRDMGPRSRYLGPEVPQEELIWQDPVPTVNHELVNEKDIRELKDQLLNSGISVSQLVSTAWSSASTFRGSDKRGGANGARIRLAPQKDWQSNEPEKLEKTIEIFEEIQNKFNRSQTGNKKVSLADLIILAGGAGIEKAAKDAGVEITVPFTPGRTDALQEQTDIDSFTVLEPASDGFRNYQKKKYSVCAEELLLDRAQLLTLTAPEMTVLVGGMRVLNTNYGESKYGVFTDKPGTLTNDFFVNLLNMDTMWKPTENDRDIFEGRNLKTGEVKWTATRVDLIFGSNSQLRAFAEVYASDDSKEKFINDFVAAWTKVMNADRFDIG